One segment of Salvia splendens isolate huo1 chromosome 20, SspV2, whole genome shotgun sequence DNA contains the following:
- the LOC121781948 gene encoding probable serine/threonine-protein kinase PBL15, with the protein MADRSSFLGELRHANLVKLVGYCCEEEQRLLVYEYMPRGSLENQHFRKMCIPLRWSTRLKIALGAAKGLAFLHQSKKPVIYRDFKASNILLDSDFTVGAC; encoded by the exons ATGGCTG ACAGGAGTAGTTTTCTTGGTGAATTAAGACATGCAAACTTGGTGAAGTTGGTTGGATATTGTTGTGAAGAAGAGCAGAGGCTGCTGGTGTATGAATACATGCCAAGAGGCAGCTTGGAAAATCAGCACTTTAGAA AAATGTGCATTCCACTTCGATGGTCAACAAGATTGAAGATTGCACTTGGAGCTGCAAAGGGGCTTGCTTTCCTGCACCAATCCAAAAAGCCAGTCATATATCGTGATTTCAAGGCTTCCAACATTTTGCTCGACTCT GATTTCACTGTTGGGGCTTGCTAA
- the LOC121781925 gene encoding protein unc-13 homolog, with product MINSSSMDPFGELGVDISPSELRETAYEILVGACRSSASGKRLTYVSSSNSKERSQQPPQRSAASKVKKALGLKSKKKMKKSGGEDELDKKSVGELMRVQMRVSEQTDSRVRRGFLRLAAGQLGKRIESMVLPLELLQHFRSSDFASEREYEAWQRRNLKILEAGLLIHPHVPLDKSLTAPQRLRHILRAASDKPIDTSKHSESMLVLCNIVTSLACRSFDGSTSDICHWADGIPLNLHLYKILIESCFDVNDETSVVEELDDVLDQVKKTWGILGIDQMFHNLCFMWVLFRQYVATGETENDLLFAVDHIMVEVVEDVNLAHDPKYSKILTSTLKLILDWAEKRLGRYHEFFHRVNTDVMQSVLTIGVSAATVLVDISHEYGKKMKEGDVACSRVDAHIRSSVCNTFSEEREKLIASRKSSKNQQSHLPLLCILAQNVCDIAFNEKEIYSPILKRWHPHATSVAVATLHACYAKELKKFVSNINELNPEAIQVLLAAEKLEKDLVEMAVADSLDSEDGGKSTIQEMAPYEAQAVITNLVKSWIQTRLDRLREWVDRNLQQEDWNPQVNKGRFAPSAVEVLRIVDETLEAFFLLPIPMHPVLLPELIGGLDKCLQKYIIKAKSGCGSRVSFIPSLPALTRCATGSKFRAFKRKDRSILGPGRKSQVSNRDGDDSFSVPRQCFRINTLYNIRKELEGLERRMVANLKNSGFAHDENAGNGNFSLSVASSMEGIRELSEAIAYKVVFHDLSYLLSDHLYLGEVSSSRIEPFLEELEQNLEIISVTVHDRIRTRVIIDVMKASFEGFLLVLLAGGPSRAFSMQDAQMIDEDFKALSDLFWSNGDGLPADVIDKVSAAVKGVLSLLETGTESLVEQLKHVTRGGDEVSVAKWRPPLPPTTGQWSANDPNTIVRVLCHRNDKIASKFLKKTFDLPKRT from the exons ATGATCAATTCATCATCCATGGACCCGTTTGGCGAGCTCGGCGTCGACATTTCTCCCTCGGAGCTCCGGGAAACCGCTTACGAAATCCTCGTCGGAGCGTGCCGGAGCTCCGCCTCCGGGAAGCGCCTCACTTACGTCTCCAGCTCGAATTCGAAGGAGAGGAGTCAGCAGCCGCCGCAGAGGTCCGCTGCCAGCAAAGTGAAGAAGGCTCTGGGCCTCAAgtcgaagaagaagatgaagaaaagcGGCGGCGAGGATGAATTGGATAAGAAGAGTGTTGGCGAGCTCATGAGGGTTCAGATGAGGGTTTCGGAGCAGACCGATTCTAGAGTCCGACGTGGCTTCTTGCGATTGGCTGCCGGTCAG CTCGGAAAGCGTATTGAGTCAATGGTTCTGCCGTTGGAGCTGCTGCAGCATTTCAGGTCCTCAGATTTCGCTAGTGAACGGGAGTACGAGGCATGGCAGAGAAGAAACTTAAAAATCCTCGAAGCAGGACTGCTTATCCACCCGCACGTGCCTCTTGACAAATCACTTACTGCCCCTCAACGTCTTCGGCATATCCTACGTGCTGCGTCTGATAAACCTATTGATACAAGCAAGCACAGTGAATCGATGCTTGTTCTCTGCAACATTGTCACCTCTCTTGCTTGCAGATCATTTGATGGTTCTACATCTGATATTTGCCATTGGGCTGATGGAATTCCACTAAATCTCCATCTTTATAAGATACTGATAGAATCCTGCTTTGATGTAAATGACGAGACATCAGTTGTTGAAGAACTTGATGATGTATTGGATCAAGTAAAGAAGACCTGGGGGATCCTTGGGATAGATCAGATGTTTCACAATCTCTGTTTTATGTGGGTTTTATTCCGCCAGTATGTTGCTACGGGTGAAACTGAAAACGACCTTCTCTTTGCCGTTGATCATATAATGGTGGAAGTGGTCGAGGATGTCAACCTAGCTCATGATCCTAAATACTCAAAGATCTTAACTTCGACACTAAAATTGATACTAGATTGGGCAGAAAAGAGACTTGGTCGATACCATGAATTTTTTCATAGGGTTAACACAGATGTaatgcaaagtgttttgaccaTTGGGGTATCAGCAGCGACCGTATTGGTGGATATATCTCATGAATATGGCAAGAAGATGAAGGAAGGTGATGTGGCATGCAGCAGGGTTGATGCACATATAAGGTCGTCAGTGTGCAATACCTTTTCTGAG GAAAGAGAGAAGCTCATTGCAAGCAGGAAGTCCTCTAAGAATCAGCAAAGTCATCTCCCTCTTCTTTGCATTCTAGCCCAAAATGTTTGTGACATTGCATTCAATGAGAAGGAAATATATAGTCCTATACTGAAAAGATGGCACCCTCATGCCACAAGTGTAGCTGTCGCTACTCTGCATGCTTGCTATGCAAAAGAGCTCAAGAAATTTGTTTCCAATATAAATGAATTAAACCCTGAAGCAATACAAGTTCTGCTAGCTGCGGAAAAACTTGAAAAAGATCTAGTGGAAATGGCAGTTGCTGATTCATTGGACAGTGAAGATGGTGGAAAGTCAACCATTCAGGAGATGGCTCCTTACGAAGCTCAGGCTGTGATTACCAACTTAGTGAAATCTTGGATACAGACTAGACTCGACAGGCTAAGGGAATGGGTCGACAGAAATTTGCAACAAGAG GACTGGAACCCTCAAGTAAATAAAGGGCGCTTCGCACCATCTGCTGTAGAAGTTCTACGGATTGTTGATGAGACTTTGGAAGCATTCTTTTTGCTTCCAATACCAATGCACCCAGTTTTGCTTCCCGAGTTGATTGGTGGTTTAGATAAATGCCTCCAGAAATATATCATAAAGGCAAAATCTGGATGTG GTTCTCGtgtttctttcattccgtcacTGCCAGCGTTAACCAGATGTGCTACCGGTTCAAAATTTAGGGCGTTTAAGAGGAAAGACCGGTCAATTTTGGGTCCAGGTAGGAAATCCCAGGTCTCTAACAGAGACGGAGACGATTCATTTAGCGTGCCACGGCAGTGTTTTCGCATTAACACTCTATACAACATCCGCAAAGAGCTGGAAGGCCTCGAGAGAAGGATGGTGGCCAATCTGAAAAACAGCGGATTTGCTCATGATGAAAATGCTGGAAATGGGAATTTTAGCCTCTCCGTAGCTTCGAGCATGGAAGGGATCCGGGAATTATCCGAGGCAATAGCATACAAAGTGGTTTTCCATGATCTGAGTTACCTTCTCAGTGACCACCTATATTTGGGGGAAGTTTCCTCATCCAGAATTGAGCCTTTCCTCGAGGAGCTGGAGCAGAATCTTGAAATAATATCAGTCACAGTCCACGATAGAATCCGGACACGCGTGATTATTGACGTGATGAAGGCTTCTTTCGAAGGATTCTTGCTGGTTCTGCTTGCTGGAGGACCTTCCCGTGCTTTCAGCATGCAGGATGCTCAGATGATAGACGAGGATTTCAAGGCTCTTAGCGATCTCTTCTGGTCGAATGGAGATGGTTTGCCGGCAGATGTGATTGATAAGGTCTCAGCTGCTGTGAAAGGAGTTCTCTCTCTTCTTGAAACCGGGACAGAGAGCCTTGTGGAGCAACTGAAACATGTGACTCGCGGCGGTGATGAAGTTTCGGTAGCCAAATGGAGGCCTCCTTTGCCTCCCACAACAGGCCAATGGAGTGCTAATGACCCAAACACAATTGTAAGAGTTCTGTGTCATCGCAATGATAAGATAGCATCAAAGTTTCTCAAGAAAACCTTCGACTTGCCTAAGAGAACTTGA